One bacterium DNA window includes the following coding sequences:
- a CDS encoding DUF92 domain-containing protein: MNEPLVDHPEFSLRSEYKRKAVHIGSSLFGLLLRWLNFWQGALCAIVAFIFNWQILPRIGGRGLYRKEDQQRGYPIGILLYPISVLLLILLFPKRLYIAAASWAIMGWGDGFASVFGRRFGKKKIPWNPDRSYAGSLAFLIFGATGAIFFTYFVWTDSPHPACWYVILVPFLAALFAAIIETIPTGINDNLSVPLSAGLFMWALYQIEPTMFASKADILLRNLLWGSIINIAFGGTAYALRIVRLSGFIGGFIVGTLIYVFGGYEFYLILITFFVLGSGATKFGYARKKSLGVAQEKGGARGWENAVANCSTGAFLAILAMLVPEERSILFIAGFFGAFATAVADTVSSEIGQVLGKHPILITTLRPVPVGTEGAISLEGTFAGILASALLCGVGVLLQVISVPVALLCMVAAFIGTTVESYLGATLEQMKIIDNEIINFMNTLVGAAAAMALVSVS; this comes from the coding sequence GTGAACGAACCATTGGTGGATCATCCTGAGTTTTCCCTGCGATCGGAGTACAAACGAAAAGCAGTTCACATTGGCTCGTCCCTTTTTGGACTTCTGCTGCGATGGTTGAATTTCTGGCAAGGAGCTCTCTGCGCGATCGTCGCATTTATTTTTAACTGGCAGATTTTGCCGCGAATCGGCGGACGAGGATTGTATCGCAAAGAGGATCAACAACGCGGTTATCCCATTGGAATACTTCTCTATCCCATTTCCGTCCTGCTTTTGATTCTGCTTTTTCCGAAGCGTTTGTATATCGCAGCAGCAAGCTGGGCAATCATGGGTTGGGGCGATGGATTCGCTTCCGTATTTGGGAGACGGTTTGGAAAAAAGAAGATTCCCTGGAATCCGGATCGCAGCTATGCAGGTTCGCTTGCGTTTTTGATTTTTGGCGCAACAGGAGCCATTTTTTTCACGTATTTCGTCTGGACGGACTCGCCACATCCGGCTTGCTGGTACGTTATTCTCGTTCCGTTCCTTGCCGCATTGTTCGCGGCGATTATCGAAACGATTCCTACGGGTATTAATGATAATCTCAGCGTTCCTCTTTCTGCGGGATTATTTATGTGGGCTCTTTATCAGATTGAACCCACGATGTTTGCAAGCAAAGCGGACATCTTGCTCCGAAATCTTCTCTGGGGATCAATCATTAATATTGCGTTTGGCGGAACCGCGTATGCTTTGAGAATTGTGCGCCTCTCCGGATTCATTGGAGGGTTCATAGTAGGAACGCTCATTTATGTCTTCGGCGGATATGAGTTTTATCTGATCCTGATTACATTTTTTGTTTTGGGATCCGGCGCAACGAAGTTTGGTTATGCGCGCAAAAAATCGCTGGGTGTGGCGCAAGAAAAGGGTGGCGCAAGAGGTTGGGAAAATGCCGTGGCCAATTGTTCCACGGGAGCTTTTCTCGCAATTCTTGCGATGCTTGTTCCGGAAGAGCGCAGCATCTTGTTTATTGCCGGATTCTTTGGCGCGTTTGCGACGGCGGTGGCTGACACAGTCAGTAGCGAAATCGGTCAGGTGTTAGGCAAGCACCCGATCCTGATCACAACTCTACGCCCTGTTCCGGTAGGAACTGAAGGTGCAATTTCACTGGAAGGAACATTTGCAGGCATCCTTGCTTCGGCTCTTCTTTGCGGTGTAGGTGTGCTCTTGCAGGTGATCAGCGTTCCGGTTGCGTTGCTATGTATGGTGGCCGCGTTCATCGGAACAACGGTTGAAAGTTATCTCGGGGCAACTCTGGAACAAATGAAGATCATCGATAATGAGATCATCAACTTCATGAATACACTGGTCGGCGCCGCGGCGGCGATGGCGCTGGTTAGCGTTTCGTAG